The genomic window TTGCTTGTCTATCCTGGCAAAACTTACCCTATTACTACCTTTAgattaatttgtatttatagCGATCCTCTTCCAGCAATGTCTCCATTAAGTctataagttttgtttatctcttaataataatataataataaaaatcatatttacattataattttttaactttgttcAAGTTACACATAAAATCCCTAACTCTCTATACGTGTTGAATGTTTGAGGTCTCATATTTATCTTACTCTTTCGGTTTTCAAAAGGATATCAACATAAATGTAAATATGTAATCATTCCTCATTTGTtggaaattaatttataaattttgatttcaaaaatcaACTAATCCATTTGTAAActatgtaaaatatttatcaattatattattatttttgccaCCTTAGAAATATATGTTAACATTTGTGTAGTTAAAAGAAATCCCCAAATTAAATCATGTTTTGACTCACACTTATAATATTATCGgatttcataaataaatggATAAACCATGTAAAAGATGAAATAACATACGATAAAAAATGATCTTAGTCAAAACATATGAAAGCCGATAATAATAATGACATTTATTGGAAATTCAagtctaaaaataaataataataataataacaacataCGAGATGAGATCGAgataatatagtatataataaattaaatataaattactaaTAATAATGACATTTCTTACAAATTCAATAAGTGTTTGTTTTTACTCATGAGTGTTTTTAACCCATTTATACtcttatattttcataaataacCTACTTGTTATCACCATATTACACCagttaatatatttgtaaaattttgaaaaagattgtATATATCAATCTCTATACATGACTCATAAGGTTAACATTTAACATCGTTTAATTGTTTTGGAAGGTAGATTTAAATCCACCAACAATTCAAGGATGTGAAGAATTTTtagatcaaatatatatttaaatgtacaagtgtttttttctaacaaaaaaaatttgaggTATTGAACGGATGGGTAATTTTCGGGTGTTTTTGCCGTGTTATTGTAGCCGTCGATTAGTTGGGATGTATACTTATTGGGCCTAAGAAGCTTAATACCTTAATTGTACAATCGGATGGATATATAAATGGGCTCAACAACAAGGAAAAAGGCCCATTTAAACCTAAGAGTTCAAGCTCTATTTGTAGAAAGACCAAAGTATCCCTAGATGTTTAAGTATGTCCTCTGTGTCTCTAAAGGTTaattggggaagaagaaaactctccttctttttgtaacttttgcttcacctctctcttcttctcttgttctattttttttcccgATTCAAGCAAAATTCATCAAGGTAaatttactcttcttctcaagctgagtttttttgaattgttgGTATCTTCCTTCATCACTCTCGCACTTCTCTTCTTGAAGTCTCTCTTGCTCGATTCGATTCTACGGTTTCTCTCGATCCGAGGGTTTTTGATTGAACTTTTATTGGTCTCTTTGATATTGAAGAAATTATTCAACCCTAATCTCAAATTGCTTCAGAAGATTTCGGGAAACTAGTTTATTCTTATGGGTAATCGTTTTGATGCTAAAGTACTTAACTTTTTGTGATTGTAGACTTgtcaatttgaaaaaatgtcGCAATCAACCGTAGATGTTCCGCCAAAGGGTGGGTTTAGCTTCGATCTGTGTAAGAGAAATGATATGCTTACACAAAAGGGTCTTAAAGCTCCGTCTTTTTTGAAGACTGGAACAACCattgttggtttgattttcAAGGTATGGTTTTTTATTCTCTCACATTAGTTTCTTGTCCATAGATTGCATAGAGTAATAGTTTCATGGGaactgtttttgttcttagtCAGCTGAGAACTAAGTTTTGTATTGTGGAAGTTAAAATTAGATCTTTTTAGAATTGGTTAGTCAAGAAGTTGAGGCCTAAGACTGAGTCGCAGGCACATTGATTAGATTGCTCTACTATAATGTGATTGTTTACTTGTGTCTGTTAAACTCTTTAGGGTCGTTATTGACGAGCACTTTCAGTTTCGCATGATAGATCCTTGTATGAGTTTCATCTAAAGTAGGTTTTGCTTAGTGATAATGTGGTGGTTCTTATCGTTAGCTCTTGTCTCTCCGTATAGTTTAGAACATAGTATCTAGACGTGTAAGATGTTTGAGTTCTTGTGTTCTAATTGTTGTCTTTTGATTGctttttttagtaaattattGTGGAAGCTGTGtaatattgattttgatattcGGGCTTTGTATAGGATGGTGTGATACTAGGGGCAGATACCCGAGCAACTGAGGGGCCAATTGTTGCTGATAAGAACTGTGAGAAGATTCACTATATGGCACCAAACATATATTGCTGTGGTGCAGGAACTGCGGCTGATACTGAAGCAGTCACTGGTATATATACTTTCTACCTTCAGTGGggcagattttgttttctctgtcaAAGAAATCAGAATCTAACTGGCATAATGCATCACTTCATAGAAATTGATGCTTAGTTATCttggtttctttcttattgTCCAGATATGGTCAGCTCACAGCTGCGATTGCATCGTTACCAGACTGGTCGAGACTCTCGGGTCATTACTGCTTTGACCCTTCTCAAAAAACATCTTTTCAGGtaaatttgttctttctccTCCAGAAACTCGTCTTAAAGAAACATAGATGATTTAACTGCCTAAGATTCATTTCAGCTACCAAGGTCATGTCTCTGCTGCTCTTGTACTCGGTGGAGTTGATATCACTGGTCCACATCTGCATACTGTAAGTTATACATCCCCGACAGTATACTGagaagagatttttttgtttgtttgttgttattCATATCATATTTGACctgtttattttataaacagaTATACCCACACGGTTCAACTGACACTCTTCCATTCGCCACAATGGGTTCGGGTTCTCTTGCTGCTATGTCTGTGTTTGAGGCAAAGTATAAAGAAGGCCTAACTGTAAGTAAGCCATTCACGTTTCAATATCCAGAGACGTTATTTTCATCTGTCTGATTATTCTTGTTTACAAAATCCTCTAGAGGGATGAAGGAATTAAGCTGGTCGCTGAATCCATATGCTCGGGTATATTCAATGACCTGGGTAGTGGTAGCAACGTGGACATCTGCGTGATCACAAAGGTTTGTCTTCACCCTACTTTAACCTGTACCTTTGATTAATCCACAAATCTACCTTTGGTCAGCATGTTAGACTCATAGTTTATCATCTCATAGACATAACAGTGACCAAGTAAATCGCCATCAAACCTCACAAAACCCAACTCTTAGCATTGccattaaataaaagtaaaacaaccTCTCCATTTGGTTTAATGCAATCCTAGACCTCAGTTCTGCATGTACATATTAAGCTGACCCAAGTTATTCACCACCAGATCAAACTCTTTTGCATTACATGTGTatgttttgttgcttttgaGCTTATTATTGGACACAATATTGGCAAACAGGGGAACAAGgaatatctcaggaactacATGGAACCAAACCCAAGAACCTATGTCAGCAGCAAAGGCTATTCCTTCACCAAGAAAACTGGTAAGTTACTctcaaacacacaacaaaGAAACTTGCATCGCCGCCCTCGCCTTTAGCTAGTCGAAATCCTCAGTTTTTCTCActtcatttttgttgatttattgTGTAACAGAGGTTCTTCTCACCAAAATCACCCCATTGCTGGAGCGAGTCGAAATCACAGAAGTTGGTGAAGCTATGGAGGAATAATTCAATCAATctcatatatcttcttttgcatTGATCTACATCAAGGCTCTGTGTACTCTCATGATCTCATCTTCCCAGTCTTGTCTTCTTCCCATGTTTAAGGATCATTCAAATCTTGTTActcctctctctccttcttagATTTCAATAGAGAGGGTCAGACTCGAGAGACTTCGTCCTTtcgaaataaaaaaacaactttccctaaattattattggtttgtgCAAACCGAATTGAATTGTACAAGCTGTTTAACCAAATCTCCTAATACGACGTCGCTTTTTGTCTCAGGATGACGTGTTTTTGTTGCCGCTAATTTCTCTACACGCgagtatatacatatataggaAATAGAGATACGAATTTATCATATAAGACGTTACTATAGAGCGACacttatcttttatttttatttttcttcagatttgtttttttgtttcttcttctttgatttatctgagtaaaagctttttaaaaactaacataggattgaagaagacgatggaGAAATTATCTAATGGCGTTAGAGATCACTGTTTGATCAGTGACTATGTTTCTCCTTCAGCTCCTGCTCCTCTTAAACAACCTTTCGTGATCGGTACGTTTTTCATTGATTTCTcaaatgattcaaaatctGATTTTCTCTGATTCCGTCAACGATCTGCTTATATCAGGTGTTGCCGGAGGAACCGCCTCCGGGAAGACGACGGTTTGCAATATGATCATGTCTCAGTTACATGATCAACGTGTTGTCCTTGTTAACCAAGTAATTATTAAACTCATAATCtgttttttcatcaaaatcgtTGTGAGATATGTACGTAAGACGACTCAATAATTGCAGGATTCGTTTTACCACTCGCTTACTAAGGAGAAATTGAACAAGGTTCATGAATATAACTTCGATCATCCTGGTGAGGAAAATCAATTATGATGATTTGATCTAAGGAACGattcaaattttgttcttaagaatctttgttttgtttttgatacaAGATGCATTCAACACTGAGGTTTTACTTTCATGTATGGAGAAGTTACGATCTGGACAACCAGTGAACATTCCGAGTTACGATTTCAAAATCCATCAGAGCATTGAATCATCAAGTCCGGTACTATTAGTTTTTGCTTGCAGAGACTCAGAAAACACCATTAGTTATTGATTAGCAACACTAATTACAATGTCCTACTTCAGGTTAATCCTGGTGATGTAATCATCTTAGAGGGAATCCTAGTTCTTAATGATCCTCGAGTTCGTGATCTCATGAACATGAAGATCTTTGTCGATACAGGTTTTGTATGATGATCCTTAGCTTTTAGATGAATCATTAAGGCCTTCATGCTCATATCCTATACATATTTACCAATTGTAGATGCTGATGTACGACTCTCGAGAAGAATACAGCGTGACACCGTcgagagaggaagaaacatACAGAATGTGCTTGAACAGGTTTCAG from Arabidopsis thaliana chromosome 3, partial sequence includes these protein-coding regions:
- the PBB1 gene encoding N-terminal nucleophile aminohydrolases (Ntn hydrolases) superfamily protein (PBB1; FUNCTIONS IN: peptidase activity, endopeptidase activity, threonine-type endopeptidase activity; INVOLVED IN: ubiquitin-dependent protein catabolic process; LOCATED IN: proteasome core complex, proteasome complex; EXPRESSED IN: 23 plant structures; EXPRESSED DURING: 13 growth stages; CONTAINS InterPro DOMAIN/s: Peptidase T1A, proteasome beta-subunit (InterPro:IPR000243), Proteasome, subunit alpha/beta (InterPro:IPR001353); BEST Arabidopsis thaliana protein match is: 20S proteasome beta subunit PBB2 (TAIR:AT5G40580.3).); this encodes MSQSTVDVPPKGGFSFDLCKRNDMLTQKGLKAPSFLKTGTTIDGVILGADTRATEGPIVADKNCEKIHYMAPNIYCCGAGTAADTEAVTDMVSSQLRLHRYQTGRDSRVITALTLLKKHLFSYQGHVSAALVLGGVDITGPHLHTIYPHGSTDTLPFATMGSGSLAAMSVFEAKYKEGLTRDEGIKLVAESICSGIFNDLGSGSNVDICVITKGNKEYLRNYMEPNPRTYVSSKGYSFTKKTEVLLTKITPLLERVEITEVGEAMEE
- the PBB1 gene encoding N-terminal nucleophile aminohydrolases (Ntn hydrolases) superfamily protein (PBB1; FUNCTIONS IN: peptidase activity, endopeptidase activity, threonine-type endopeptidase activity; INVOLVED IN: ubiquitin-dependent protein catabolic process; LOCATED IN: proteasome core complex, proteasome complex; EXPRESSED IN: 24 plant structures; EXPRESSED DURING: 13 growth stages; CONTAINS InterPro DOMAIN/s: Proteasome, beta-type subunit, conserved site (InterPro:IPR016050), Peptidase T1A, proteasome beta-subunit (InterPro:IPR000243), Proteasome, subunit alpha/beta (InterPro:IPR001353); BEST Arabidopsis thaliana protein match is: 20S proteasome beta subunit PBB2 (TAIR:AT5G40580.2); Has 6205 Blast hits to 6204 proteins in 593 species: Archae - 869; Bacteria - 486; Metazoa - 2030; Fungi - 1274; Plants - 670; Viruses - 0; Other Eukaryotes - 876 (source: NCBI BLink).); its protein translation is MSQSTVDVPPKGGFSFDLCKRNDMLTQKGLKAPSFLKTGTTIVGLIFKDGVILGADTRATEGPIVADKNCEKIHYMAPNIYCCGAGTAADTEAVTDMVSSQLRLHRYQTGRDSRVITALTLLKKHLFSYQGHVSAALVLGGVDITGPHLHTIYPHGSTDTLPFATMGSGSLAAMSVFEAKYKEGLTRDEGIKLVAESICSGIFNDLGSGSNVDICVITKGNKEYLRNYMEPNPRTYVSSKGYSFTKKTEVLLTKITPLLERVEITEVGEAMEE
- the PBB1 gene encoding N-terminal nucleophile aminohydrolases (Ntn hydrolases) superfamily protein (PBB1; FUNCTIONS IN: peptidase activity, endopeptidase activity, threonine-type endopeptidase activity; INVOLVED IN: ubiquitin-dependent protein catabolic process; LOCATED IN: proteasome core complex, proteasome complex; EXPRESSED IN: 24 plant structures; EXPRESSED DURING: 13 growth stages; CONTAINS InterPro DOMAIN/s: Proteasome, beta-type subunit, conserved site (InterPro:IPR016050), Peptidase T1A, proteasome beta-subunit (InterPro:IPR000243), Proteasome, subunit alpha/beta (InterPro:IPR001353); BEST Arabidopsis thaliana protein match is: 20S proteasome beta subunit PBB2 (TAIR:AT5G40580.2); Has 6188 Blast hits to 6187 proteins in 589 species: Archae - 869; Bacteria - 478; Metazoa - 2028; Fungi - 1271; Plants - 666; Viruses - 0; Other Eukaryotes - 876 (source: NCBI BLink).) is translated as MSQSTVDVPPKGGFSFDLCKRNDMLTQKGLKAPSFLKTGTTIVGLIFKDGVILGADTRATEGPIVADKNCEKIHYMAPNIYCCGAGTAADTEAVTDMVSSQLRLHRYQTGRDSRVITALTLLKKHLFSYQGHVSAALVLGGVDITGPHLHTIYPHGSTDTLPFATMGSGSLAAMSVFEAKYKEGLTRDEGIKLVAESICSGIFNDLGSGSNVDICVITKGNKEYLRNYMEPNPRTYVSSKGYSFTKKTGSSHQNHPIAGASRNHRSW